The Pongo abelii isolate AG06213 chromosome 20, NHGRI_mPonAbe1-v2.0_pri, whole genome shotgun sequence genome window below encodes:
- the LOC100453544 gene encoding choriogonadotropin subunit beta variant 2, with amino-acid sequence MGRPGLRAVVSDPGEAVSLSQGLLLLMLLSMGGTWASKEPLRPRCRPINATLAVEKEGCPVCVTVNTTICAGYCPTMTRVLQSVLPPLPQVVCNYRDVRFEYIRLPGCPRGVNPVVSYAVALSCQCALCRRSTTDCGGPKDHPLTCDDPRFQDPSSSKAPPPSLPSPSRLPEPSNTPFLPQ; translated from the exons ATGGGAAGGCCAGGGCTCAGGGCTGTGGTCTCAGACCCGGGTGAAGCAGTGTCCTTGTCCCAGGGGCTGCTGCTGTTGATGCTGCTGAGCATGGGCGGGACATGGGCATCCAAGGAGCCGCTTCGGCCACGGTGCCGCCCCATCAATGCCACCCTGGCTGTCGAGAAGGAGGGCTGCCCCGTGTGTGTCACCGTCAACACCACCATCTGTGCCGGCTACTGTCCCACCATG ACGCGCGTGCTGCAGTCGGTCCTGCCGCCCCTGCCTCAGGTGGTGTGCAACTACCGCGATGTGCGCTTCGAATACATCCGGCTCCCTGGCTGCCCGCGAGGCGTGAACCCCGTGGTCTCCTACGCCGTGGCTCTCAGCTGTCAATGTGCACTCTGCCGCCGCAGCACCACTGACTGCGGGGGTCCCAAGGACCACCCCTTGACCTGTGATGACCCCCGCTTCCAGGATCCCTCTTCCTCAAAGGCCCCTCCCCCCAGCCTTCCAAGTCCATCCCGACTCCCGGAGCCCTCGAACACCCCGTTCCTCCCACAATAA